The sequence below is a genomic window from Acidobacteriota bacterium.
GCGCTGCTGCGCGCGGGCCGTCAGGCCGAGGGCGAGGCCCAGCTCACCCGCGGCCTCGAGATGTTCGAGCGCGATCCTCGGCCGAAGATCCCGGGCGAGCGCGCGCTGTGGCTCTACAAACGCGGCCTCGCCCGCACGAATCTTCGCCATCTCGCCGACGCCGCCGCGGATCTGCACGCGGCGCTCGACAGCGGGCCGGAGAACTGGGTCCGAGGTCGAATCCGGCTGGCGCTCGGCAGGGTGTCCGAGATGCGCGGGCAGCGCCCGCAAGCGATCGCCAGCTACGAGACCGCGCGCACCATCTGCGGCGCGGCGAACGACCCGCTGTGCGTGGCCGACGCCAACCGCGCGCTCGAGGCGAAGCCTGCCCAGGCTGCGCGCCCCTGATTTCGACCTGGATGGACCCTATCGGCGGCTGTTCCGTATAGCAGGGGAGAGATGGCATCGCGCAAGACCTGGATCTGGGCCATCGTCGCGGTGCTCGGCGCGCTGCTCGTCGTGCTCATCGCCGCGGCCGGCACGGGTCTCTACTTCGTGTCACGCCACATCGCGACCGAGCACACGACGAGCGCCGACGCGCTTCGATCGTTCGACGCGGTCACGGCCTCGCTGCCCAACCCGCAGCCGATCTTCGAGCTGGGCGACGACGAGCGCCCGCGCGCGGTGCGCCCGCTGTCCGAGTTGCCGACGTCGCCGACGCGGCCCGAGACGCTGCGCCTGCTCGCGTGGGATCCCGATGGCGAACGGTTGATCCGCGCGTCGCTGCCGTTGTGGATGATCCGCTTCGGCAGGGGCCGCATGCGCGTCGGCAAGGATCGCCGTCCGCTCGATCTCGATCGTCTCGAGCTCGACAGCGAGGAGCTCCAACGTATCGGCCCCGCGCTCCTGTTCGATGTCCGCGACCACGACGGCAGCCGTCTCCTGCTCTGGACGGACTAGCGCCGCGAGCTCGATCGAAACTCAGCGATTCCCGCCGCTCGCGTGGCGCACCTCTTGCACTCTGACCGCGCGGAGGTCGTCATGCGTCTGCTCTCATCGCTCGTCATCGCTGGCGCGCTGTCCGTCATGTTCCCGGCCCTGTCGCACGCGCAGGCCCCGTGGACCACGGGCCGTTCGGTGCCGTACGACCAGGGATTCGAACGAGGCCAACGGGCAGGCGCCGACGATGCGCGTCGCGGCGATCGATATGACTACACCGACGAGTCCGATTACCGGCGGGCCGATGCGGGCTATCGCAGCCAGTACGGCGACCGGCAGCGGTATCGAGAGAGCTTTCGCAGCGGCTTCGAGGCCGGGTATCGCAGCGCCTACGGCCCTGGCTACGGCGGCCGCTCCGGCGGCGGATATGGCGGCGGCCACGGCGATCCGGCGTTCGATCGCGGCTACAACGACGGCTATGAGGCCGGCCTCGACGACGGCCGTGACCGCCGCCGGCCGGATCCGATTTCGGAGGGCCGCTACCGCAGCGCCGATCGCGGCTACAGCCGGATCTACGGCTCGCGCGATGCGTACAAGAACCGGTACCGCGTGGCGTTCCGTCAGGGCTACGAGCGCGGGTACGCCGACGCGCGGCGGTACGACCGGCGCGATCGCGGTTGGGGCTTCCTGTTCGGTTTCGGGCGGTGATCGCGCGTCCACGTTCGGACGCGCGCGCTGGGCCGGAGCGACGGCGGTGGAACTCGCGCGGTCGAGCGTCGAGCGCCGGCGGGCTACACGAGCCCGAAGAACTTCCGCATGCGGTCTCTGAGGGAGTGCTTCGAGGTCGTCACGATGGCGGCGACCGCGGCGCGTGACTGATCGAGCTCACGACGCCGTTCGGCGGCCGGGCTGGCGAGCAGGTCGATCACCTCGGGATGCGCCGTCACGTAGTCTCTGAACACGGCGCCGCTGATCTCGAGCACGCTGCAGTCGCCGGCGGCCGACACGGTCGCGGTGCGCGGCTCACCGGTGAGCAGCGACATCTCGCCGAAGTAACCCCCCTCGGCAATCCGCGCGACCTCGTGTCCTTTCTCGATCGTGACCGACACGCGCCCCTTGCACACGACGAACATCGACGAGCCGGGCGCGCCTTCGGCGACGATCACCTCGCCGGCACCGAACAGCCGCTCGATCGATCCCGCAGCCAGCGCGCGGCATCCCTCGATCGGCAGCGACGAGAACACGGGCACTCGAGCGATCAGCCCGACGAAGCGCTCGATACGGCTCGCGGCGGCTTCGGTCGTCTCCTGCCGCGAGTACTCGATCTGGATGGGGAACGGGATCTCGATGCCGCGGCGGGCGAACTCGTAGTAGATCGCGCGCCTGACGCCATCCTTCGAGACCTCGTCGAGCGAGTAGTCGTCGATCCAGAAGCGCACGCGATAGGTGATCGCGGAGGCGGCGAAGTCGTACGTCAGCACGTCGGGCTTCGGCGCGGCCAGCACGTGAGGCGCCCGCGCGATGGCCGCGAAGAGCGCTTCCCGCACCTCGTTCGGCGGCGTCGCGTAGGCCGCGCCGACTTCGACGAACAGCCGCGTGGGAGCGGCCGGCTCCGTGTAGTTGTTGATCGCTTCGCGCGCCACGACGTTGTTCGGCAGGATCACGAGGTTGCCGGCCTTCGTCCAGATCTTGGTCGCGCGCCACGTGACCTCGGCGACGCGCCCCTCGAATCCCGCGACCGACACCCAGTGGCCGACCCTGAACGGCTTCTCGGTCTGAATCGCCAAGCCCGCGAACGCGTTGCCCAGCGTCTCCTGCAGCGCGAACCCGAGCACTGCCGCCGCGATCGCCGACGCCGTGAAGGCCTTCGCATCCTCCTGGTAGAAGACCATCCCGGCGAACAGGAAGAGCCCGATCACGAGCGCGTCCTGGACGATGGCGGGCGCGCGATCGCGGACGCGATCCGCGAACCAGGGATTGAAGGCGAGCGTGACGGCACCGTTGATGACGGCCAGCGCCAGCAGCAGCTTCTCGGCCGTCAGCAGGCGCGCGGCCGTCTGAGCCGACATCCGGAAGAGCCGATACTCGGTGGCGACGTGCACGGCCGTGACGGCGACGAGCACGAGCACCGTGAACAGCATCCGCTTCCGGATGACCCGGTTGCGGATGAGCAGGATCGAGAGCACCGCCACCACGCCCAGCGCGAGGACGC
It includes:
- a CDS encoding mechanosensitive ion channel translates to MTDVHGAEHLLSVLALGVVAVLSILLIRNRVIRKRMLFTVLVLVAVTAVHVATEYRLFRMSAQTAARLLTAEKLLLALAVINGAVTLAFNPWFADRVRDRAPAIVQDALVIGLFLFAGMVFYQEDAKAFTASAIAAAVLGFALQETLGNAFAGLAIQTEKPFRVGHWVSVAGFEGRVAEVTWRATKIWTKAGNLVILPNNVVAREAINNYTEPAAPTRLFVEVGAAYATPPNEVREALFAAIARAPHVLAAPKPDVLTYDFAASAITYRVRFWIDDYSLDEVSKDGVRRAIYYEFARRGIEIPFPIQIEYSRQETTEAAASRIERFVGLIARVPVFSSLPIEGCRALAAGSIERLFGAGEVIVAEGAPGSSMFVVCKGRVSVTIEKGHEVARIAEGGYFGEMSLLTGEPRTATVSAAGDCSVLEISGAVFRDYVTAHPEVIDLLASPAAERRRELDQSRAAVAAIVTTSKHSLRDRMRKFFGLV